The following are from one region of the Phyllostomus discolor isolate MPI-MPIP mPhyDis1 chromosome 9, mPhyDis1.pri.v3, whole genome shotgun sequence genome:
- the KCNG1 gene encoding potassium voltage-gated channel subfamily G member 1 — protein sequence MTLLPGDNSDYDYSALSCTSDASSHPAFFPQSQSLKGVFYRRAQRLRPQDEPRQGGAPDDRRRRIIINVGGIKYSLPWTTLEEFPMTRLGQLKACTNFDDILNVCDDYDVTCNEFFFDRNPGAFGTILTFLRAGKLRLLREMCALSFQEELLYWGIAEDHLDGCCKRRYLQKMEEFAEMVEREDEDDPLDSDSRDSEGPAAAEGEGRLGRCMRRLRDMVERPHSGLPGKVFACLSVLFVTVTAVNLSISTLPSLREEEEQGQCSQMCHNVFIVESVCVGWFSLEFLLRLIQAPSKFAFLRSPLTLIDLVAILPYYITLLVDGAAASGRRKSGAGNSYLDKVGLVLRVLRALRILYVMRLARHSLGLQTLGLTARRCTREFGLLLLFLCVAIALFAPLLYVIENEMADSPEFTSIPACYWWAVITMTTVGYGDMVPRSTPGQVVALSSILSGILLMAFPVTSIFHTFSRSYLELKQEQERVMFRRTQFLIKTKSQLSGMSQDSDILFGSASSDTRDKN from the exons ATGACCCTCCTACCGGGAGACAACTCTGATTACGACTACAGTGCCCTGAGCTGCACCTCCGACGCCTCCTCCCACCCGGCCTTCTTCCCGCAGAGCCAGTCGCTCAAGGGCGTCTTCTACCGCCGGGCGCAGCGGCTGCGGCCCCAGGACGAGCCCCGCCAGGGGGGCGCGCCGGACGACCGGCGGCGGCGCATCATCATCAATGTGGGCGGCATCAAGTACTCGCTGCCCTGGACCACGCTGGAGGAGTTCCCGATGACGCGGCTGGGCCAGCTCAAGGCCTGCACCAACTTCGACGACATCCTCAACGTGTGCGACGACTATGACGTCACCTGCAACGAGTTCTTCTTCGACCGCAACCCGGGGGCCTTCGGCACCATCCTGACCTTCCTGCGGGCGGGCAAGCTGCGGCTGCTGCGCGAGATGTGCGCCCTGTCCTTCCAGGAGGAGCTGCTGTACTGGGGCATCGCCGAGGACCACCTGGACGGCTGCTGCAAGCGCCGCTACCTGCAGAAGATGGAGGAGTTCGCCGAGATGGTGGAGCGGGAGGACGAGGACGACCCGCTGGACAGCGACAGCCGCGACAGCGAGGGCCCGGCGGCGGCGGAGGGCGAGGGCCGCCTGGGCCGCTGCATGCGGAGGCTGCGCGACATGGTGGAGAGGCCGCACTCGGGGCTGCCCGGCAAGGTGTTCGCCTGCCTGTCGGTGCTCTTTGTCACCGTCACCGCCGTCAACCTCTCCATCAGCACCTTGCCCAGcttgagggaggaggaggagcag ggccagTGCTCCCAGATGTGCCACAACGTGTTCATCGTGGAGTCCGTGTGCGTGGGCTGGTTCTCCCTGGAGTTCCTCCTGCGGCTCATCCAGGCGCCCAGCAAGTTCGCCTTCCTGCGGAGCCCGCTGACCCTCATCGACCTGGTGGCCATCCTGCCCTACTACATCACCCTGCTGGTGGACGGCGCCGCCGCCTCGGGCCGCCGCAAGTCGGGCGCGGGCAACAGCTACCTGGACAAGGTGGGGCTGGTGCTGCGGGTCCTGCGGGCGCTGCGCATCCTGTACGTCATGCGCCTGGCCCGCCACTCGCTGGGGCTGCAGACGCTGGGGCTCACGGCCCGCCGCTGCACCCGCGAGTTCGGGctcctgctgctcttcctctgtGTGGCCATCGCCCTCTTCGCCCCGCTCCTGTACGTCATCGAGAACGAGATGGCCGACAGCCCCGAGTTCACCAGCATCCCCGCCTGCTACTGGTGGGCCGTCATCACCATGACCACCGTGGGCTACGGAGACATGGTCCCCAGGAGCACGCCCGGCCAGGTGGTGGCGCTCAGCAGCATCCTCAGCGGCATCCTCCTCATGGCCTTCCCCGTGACCTCCATCTTCCACACCTTCTCCCGCTCCTACCTGGAGCTCaagcaggagcaggagagggtGATGTTCCGGAGGACCCAGTTCCTCATCAAAACCAAGTCGCAGCTGAGCGGCATGTCTCAGGACAGTGACATCTTGTTTGGAAGTGCCTCCTCAGACACCAGAGACAAGAACTGA